From the genome of Amycolatopsis sp. NBC_01488, one region includes:
- a CDS encoding endonuclease/exonuclease/phosphatase family protein: MTAVLETAPDRATWRRGRVVAGFSALTALLLLAHSLVPNRVGNAGSLLETFLPWTGLLVLPLLVAALARRSALALVSLLLPALVWGGFFGGRLVDRTGAGGDLTIVSHNVNDENPDPAGTARALAASGAQVIALEELKKSEIPKYEDALAARYPNHSVQGTVGIWSTFPIRDTRPVAIMPWTRALRTTVDTPRGPLAVFVAHLPSVRVRLDSGFTANGRDEAIGLLAEAVAAESSPRTVLVGDFNGTADDRSLAPVTARMRSAQDEAGDGFGFSWPAGLPLARIDQVFVTGVRPVASWTLPATGSDHLPVAASLAL, from the coding sequence GCGCCGGACCGCGCGACCTGGCGCCGCGGCCGGGTCGTCGCGGGGTTTTCCGCGTTGACGGCACTGCTCCTGCTCGCGCATTCGCTGGTGCCCAACCGGGTGGGCAACGCCGGCAGCCTGCTGGAGACGTTCCTGCCGTGGACGGGCCTGCTCGTGCTGCCGCTGCTCGTCGCGGCCCTGGCCCGGCGGTCGGCGCTCGCGCTCGTGTCGCTGCTGCTGCCCGCGCTGGTCTGGGGCGGGTTCTTCGGCGGCAGGCTGGTCGACCGGACGGGAGCCGGCGGCGACCTGACGATCGTCTCGCACAACGTCAACGACGAGAACCCGGACCCGGCCGGCACCGCGCGCGCCCTGGCCGCCTCCGGCGCGCAGGTGATCGCGTTGGAGGAGCTGAAGAAGTCCGAGATCCCGAAGTACGAGGACGCGCTCGCGGCCCGCTACCCCAACCACTCGGTGCAGGGGACGGTCGGGATCTGGAGCACGTTCCCGATCCGCGACACGCGACCGGTGGCGATCATGCCGTGGACCCGCGCGCTCCGGACCACAGTGGACACTCCGCGGGGCCCGCTTGCGGTGTTCGTCGCGCACCTGCCGTCGGTCCGGGTCCGGCTCGACTCGGGCTTCACGGCGAACGGCCGTGACGAAGCGATCGGCCTCCTCGCCGAAGCCGTGGCGGCGGAGTCGTCGCCGCGCACGGTGCTGGTCGGCGACTTCAACGGCACGGCCGACGACCGGAGCCTGGCGCCCGTCACCGCGCGGATGCGGTCGGCGCAGGACGAGGCCGGGGACGGCTTCGGGTTCAGCTGGCCGGCCGGGCTGCCGCTGGCGCGGATCGACCAGGTCTTCGTGACCGGGGTGCGGCCGGTGGCGTCGTGGACGTTGCCCGCGACGGGCAGCGACCACCTCCCGGTCGCGGCCTCGCTCGCTCTGTAA
- a CDS encoding LacI family DNA-binding transcriptional regulator codes for MAERPRSGGPVRVPAAGTRQPSLTDVAGVAGVSHMTVSRVINGTGPVRPETRARVLAAIEELGYRPNSAARALVTGRTGTLGVVALESNLYGPASTLYGIENAAREAGYAITISSVSRPGRSSIADAVENLRRQAVEGIIVIAPHVTAGRALEAAPADFPVVAVGGGEAAPVPVISVDQRDGARRATEHLLALGHRTVWHVAGPEDWLEARDRELGWRETLERHGANVPKVIQGDWSSRSGYEAGRSLAKEHDLDAVFAGNDQMALGLLRAFAEAGISVPRDVRVAGFDDVPEAAYFTPPLTTVRQDFIEVGRRTFGLLTQRMDGGDRHARALVVPELIVRESTGPR; via the coding sequence GTGGCCGAACGACCCCGCTCCGGCGGCCCCGTCAGGGTGCCCGCCGCCGGTACGCGGCAGCCCAGCCTGACCGACGTCGCGGGCGTGGCGGGCGTGTCGCACATGACCGTCTCCCGCGTCATCAACGGGACCGGTCCGGTGCGCCCGGAAACCCGCGCCCGGGTGCTCGCCGCCATCGAAGAACTGGGCTACCGCCCGAATTCCGCGGCTCGCGCGCTCGTCACCGGGCGCACCGGCACGCTCGGCGTCGTCGCGCTCGAGTCCAACCTCTACGGTCCGGCCAGCACGCTCTACGGCATCGAGAACGCCGCCCGCGAAGCCGGGTACGCGATCACGATCTCCAGTGTCAGCCGCCCCGGCCGGTCGTCGATCGCCGACGCGGTGGAGAACCTCCGCCGCCAGGCCGTCGAAGGCATCATCGTCATCGCCCCGCACGTCACCGCGGGCCGCGCCCTGGAGGCCGCGCCCGCGGACTTCCCGGTCGTCGCCGTCGGGGGCGGCGAGGCCGCGCCGGTCCCGGTCATCTCCGTCGACCAGCGCGACGGCGCCCGCCGCGCCACCGAGCACCTGCTGGCCCTGGGGCACCGCACCGTCTGGCACGTCGCGGGCCCGGAGGACTGGCTGGAGGCCCGCGACCGCGAACTGGGCTGGCGGGAAACCCTGGAGCGCCACGGCGCGAACGTCCCGAAGGTGATCCAGGGCGACTGGAGCTCGCGCTCCGGCTACGAGGCGGGGCGATCCCTCGCCAAGGAGCACGACCTGGACGCCGTCTTCGCCGGCAACGACCAGATGGCGCTCGGCCTGCTGCGCGCGTTCGCCGAGGCCGGCATCTCCGTGCCGCGGGACGTGCGCGTTGCGGGCTTCGACGACGTACCCGAGGCGGCGTACTTCACGCCGCCGCTGACCACGGTGCGCCAGGACTTCATCGAAGTCGGCCGGCGCACGTTCGGCCTGCTCACCCAGCGGATGGACGGGGGCGACCGGCACGCGCGTGCCCTGGTCGTGCCCGAGCTGATCGTCCGCGAGAGCACCGGGCCGCGTTAG
- a CDS encoding ABC transporter substrate-binding protein: protein MITVDRGVNVLKKRWAAAAAAAAAVVGLVLLTACGSGGSSGGSGGAITLGFAQVGAESGWRTANTKSIQDSAKAAGIELKFSDAQQKQENQISAIRSYIQQKVKVIAFSPVVESGWDTVLKEAKTANIPVILTDRAIDSPDKSLYKTFLGSDFIAEGKKAGEWLTKEYANTTGQVNIVELQGTTGSAPANDRKKGFGDVIAADPKYKIVASQTGEFTRAKGKEVMEAFLKSQPKIDVLYAHNDDMALGAIEAIEAAGKVPGKDIKIVSVDGVKDALTALADGKINHVVECNPLLGPQLMDLVKKVAAGESVPARIETQETEFDQASAKAALPQRQY, encoded by the coding sequence ATGATCACCGTCGATCGAGGAGTGAACGTGCTGAAGAAGCGATGGGCCGCCGCGGCGGCCGCAGCCGCCGCAGTAGTGGGCCTGGTGCTGCTCACCGCCTGCGGGAGTGGTGGCTCCTCCGGTGGCTCCGGCGGGGCGATCACCCTCGGGTTCGCCCAGGTGGGCGCCGAGAGCGGGTGGCGGACAGCCAACACCAAGTCGATCCAGGACTCGGCGAAGGCCGCCGGCATCGAGCTGAAGTTCTCCGACGCGCAGCAGAAGCAGGAGAACCAGATCTCCGCCATCCGCTCCTACATCCAGCAGAAGGTCAAGGTCATCGCCTTCTCGCCGGTGGTGGAGTCCGGCTGGGACACCGTGCTCAAGGAGGCCAAGACGGCCAACATCCCGGTCATCCTCACCGACCGGGCGATCGACTCGCCGGACAAGTCGCTCTACAAGACCTTCCTCGGCTCGGACTTCATCGCCGAGGGCAAGAAGGCGGGGGAGTGGCTGACCAAGGAGTACGCGAACACGACCGGCCAGGTCAACATCGTCGAACTGCAGGGCACCACCGGCTCGGCGCCGGCGAACGACCGCAAGAAGGGCTTCGGGGACGTCATCGCGGCGGACCCGAAGTACAAGATCGTCGCCTCGCAGACCGGTGAGTTCACCCGCGCCAAGGGCAAGGAGGTCATGGAGGCCTTCCTCAAGTCCCAGCCCAAGATCGACGTCCTGTACGCGCACAACGACGACATGGCTCTCGGTGCCATCGAGGCGATCGAAGCCGCGGGCAAGGTCCCGGGCAAGGACATCAAGATCGTCTCGGTCGACGGCGTCAAGGACGCGCTGACGGCGCTGGCCGACGGCAAGATCAACCACGTCGTCGAGTGCAACCCGCTGCTCGGCCCGCAGCTGATGGACCTGGTGAAGAAGGTCGCCGCCGGTGAGTCGGTGCCCGCGCGCATCGAGACCCAGGAGACCGAGTTCGACCAGGCGTCGGCGAAGGCCGCCCTGCCGCAGCGCCAGTACTGA
- a CDS encoding sugar ABC transporter ATP-binding protein, protein MVRMSGIRKEFPGVLALDDVAFRMFPGEVHALMGENGAGKSTLIKVLTGVYGVDAGTIELDGEPVAFSGPGEAQRAGVSTVYQEVNLCPNLSVAENVCLGREPRRLGRIQWGPMRRRAEELLARLDVHVDVSAELSTCSIAVQQLVAIARALDVEARVLVLDEPTSSLDTGEVERLLQVVRSLREQGLAILFVSHFIDQVFAVADRMTVLRNGKLIGEYRTADITPVELVTKMIGKELQVLEDLEDSGPTRAEVAGAPVLLAAEDLGRKGGVAPFSLDIHAGEVVGLAGLLGSGRTELARLLFGADHADSGSVTIDGSVTHLRTPRAGLDHRIAFLSENRKSEGLVEELTVRENIVLALQASRGWARPLSRRRQDEIAQKYIKTLDIRPADPEALVGNLSGGNQQKVLLARWLITEPRLLILDEPTRGIDIGAKTEIQRLVTRLSADGMAVLFISAELEEVLRLSHRVVVLRDRKVVAQRENLGLTADDIMATMAEGVQA, encoded by the coding sequence ATGGTGCGGATGAGTGGTATCCGCAAGGAGTTCCCCGGCGTCCTCGCGCTGGACGACGTCGCGTTCCGGATGTTCCCCGGCGAGGTCCACGCCCTGATGGGCGAGAACGGCGCCGGGAAGTCCACCCTCATCAAGGTGCTGACCGGCGTGTACGGGGTGGACGCGGGCACGATCGAGCTGGACGGCGAGCCGGTCGCCTTCAGCGGGCCCGGGGAGGCCCAGCGGGCCGGCGTCAGCACGGTCTACCAGGAGGTCAACCTCTGCCCGAACCTGTCCGTGGCGGAGAACGTCTGCCTCGGCCGGGAGCCCCGCCGCCTCGGCCGCATCCAGTGGGGCCCGATGCGGCGGCGGGCCGAGGAGCTCCTCGCCCGGCTGGACGTCCACGTGGACGTCTCGGCCGAGCTGAGCACCTGCTCGATCGCCGTCCAGCAGCTGGTCGCGATCGCCCGCGCGCTCGACGTCGAGGCGCGGGTCCTGGTGCTCGACGAGCCGACGTCCAGTTTGGACACCGGCGAGGTCGAGCGGCTGCTGCAGGTCGTCCGGTCCCTGCGCGAGCAGGGGCTGGCCATCCTGTTCGTCTCGCACTTCATCGACCAGGTCTTCGCCGTCGCCGACCGGATGACCGTGCTGCGCAACGGAAAGCTCATCGGCGAGTACCGCACCGCGGACATCACGCCGGTCGAGCTGGTCACCAAGATGATCGGCAAGGAGCTGCAGGTCCTCGAAGACCTGGAGGACTCCGGGCCGACCCGGGCCGAGGTCGCCGGCGCGCCGGTGCTGCTGGCCGCCGAGGACCTCGGCCGCAAGGGCGGCGTCGCACCGTTCAGCCTCGACATCCACGCCGGGGAGGTCGTCGGGCTGGCCGGCCTGCTCGGCTCCGGGCGCACCGAGCTGGCCCGGCTGCTCTTCGGCGCCGACCACGCCGACAGCGGGTCGGTGACGATCGACGGCAGCGTCACGCACCTGCGGACCCCGCGGGCCGGGCTCGACCACCGGATCGCGTTCCTCTCGGAGAACCGCAAGTCCGAGGGGCTCGTCGAGGAACTGACCGTCCGGGAGAACATCGTCCTCGCGCTCCAGGCCTCGCGCGGCTGGGCGCGGCCGCTGTCGCGCCGCCGTCAGGACGAGATCGCGCAGAAGTACATCAAGACGCTCGACATCCGGCCCGCCGACCCCGAGGCCCTGGTCGGCAACCTGTCCGGCGGCAACCAGCAGAAGGTCCTGCTGGCGCGCTGGCTCATCACCGAGCCGCGGCTGCTCATCCTCGACGAGCCCACCCGCGGCATCGACATCGGCGCCAAGACGGAGATCCAGCGGCTGGTCACCCGGCTCTCGGCCGACGGCATGGCCGTGCTGTTCATCTCCGCCGAGCTGGAGGAAGTCCTGCGGCTGAGCCACCGCGTCGTCGTGCTGCGCGACCGGAAAGTGGTGGCGCAGCGGGAAAACCTGGGGCTCACCGCGGACGACATCATGGCCACGATGGCCGAAGGGGTGCAGGCGTGA
- a CDS encoding ABC transporter permease, whose protein sequence is MTKHRLFWPVVALLALLLGDLVASPAFFSIELRDGHLYGNLVDILKNGAPLILIAIGMTLVIATRGIDLSVGAVVAISGSLACLWIADHPDGVGATLVAVGLALGLSLVLGVWNGWLVAALGIQPIIATLILMVAGRGIAQLISGGQIITINSGPYEWIGSGFVATLPSAILIALAVFVLASLLVRRSALGMLVEAVGGNPEASRLAGLRSARLTWLVYVFCGLCAGIAGLMISANVHSADANHAGLFIELDAILAVVVGGTQLTGGRFSLGGSVIGALLIQTLTTTVYALGIPPESIMLFKALVVLAVCLLQSPAFRRKLRRRRTPRPGQPAPTSAPEKIEVTA, encoded by the coding sequence ATGACCAAACACCGGCTCTTCTGGCCCGTGGTGGCGTTGCTGGCCCTGTTGCTGGGCGACCTCGTCGCGAGCCCCGCCTTCTTCTCGATCGAACTGCGCGACGGCCACCTCTACGGGAACCTCGTCGACATCCTCAAGAACGGCGCGCCGCTGATCCTCATCGCGATCGGCATGACACTCGTCATCGCCACCCGCGGCATCGACCTGTCGGTGGGCGCGGTCGTCGCGATCAGCGGCTCGCTCGCCTGCCTGTGGATCGCCGACCACCCGGACGGCGTGGGTGCCACGCTCGTCGCCGTCGGACTGGCGCTCGGCCTGTCCCTGGTGCTCGGGGTGTGGAACGGCTGGCTCGTCGCCGCGCTGGGCATCCAGCCCATCATCGCGACGCTCATCCTCATGGTCGCCGGCCGCGGGATCGCGCAGCTGATCAGCGGCGGGCAGATCATCACCATCAACTCCGGCCCGTACGAGTGGATCGGCAGCGGGTTCGTCGCCACCCTGCCCAGCGCGATCCTCATCGCCCTGGCCGTGTTCGTGCTCGCTTCGCTGCTGGTCCGCCGCTCCGCGCTCGGCATGCTCGTCGAAGCCGTCGGCGGCAACCCGGAAGCCAGCCGGCTGGCCGGGCTCCGCTCGGCGCGGCTGACCTGGCTCGTCTACGTCTTCTGCGGACTGTGCGCGGGCATCGCCGGGCTGATGATCAGCGCGAACGTGCACAGCGCCGACGCCAACCACGCCGGGCTGTTCATCGAACTCGACGCGATCCTCGCCGTCGTCGTCGGCGGCACCCAGCTGACCGGCGGCCGGTTCTCCCTCGGCGGCTCGGTGATCGGCGCGCTGCTCATCCAGACGCTGACCACCACCGTCTACGCCCTCGGCATCCCGCCCGAGTCGATCATGCTGTTCAAGGCCCTGGTCGTGCTCGCGGTGTGCCTGCTGCAGTCGCCCGCGTTCCGCCGCAAGCTCCGACGCCGCCGGACGCCGCGGCCCGGGCAACCGGCACCCACGTCCGCTCCGGAGAAGATCGAGGTCACGGCATGA
- the yjfF gene encoding galactofuranose ABC transporter, permease protein YjfF — protein sequence MTTLARVKGYRPQQRHVPILATMALLIAAYIFGAAQYEAFGSGQVVLDLFINNAFLLVVAIGMTFVILTGGIDLSVGSVVALSTVVSGDLMQKHGWPAYAAMAVVLVLGALLGAGMGALIHFFEIQPFIATLIGMFFARGLCYTISTEAYSIDNPTIATLAQTQIPLGGELHISISVVVALVVVAIAAYVLAFTRFGRTVYSIGGNAQSAMLMGLKTGRTKIAVYTISGFCSALGGLLLVLYKSSGDPLNGVGLELTAIAAVVIGGTILTGGSGYVLGTVLGIMVLGIIQTLITFDGTLNSWWTSIITGALLFVFIVLQRLVTRRTR from the coding sequence ATGACCACGCTCGCCCGTGTCAAGGGCTACCGGCCGCAGCAGCGGCACGTCCCGATCCTGGCGACGATGGCGCTGCTGATCGCCGCGTACATCTTCGGCGCCGCCCAGTACGAGGCCTTCGGGTCCGGGCAGGTCGTGCTCGACCTGTTCATCAACAACGCCTTCCTGCTCGTGGTCGCGATCGGGATGACGTTCGTGATCCTCACCGGCGGCATCGACCTGTCGGTCGGCTCGGTGGTCGCACTGTCCACTGTGGTCTCCGGCGACCTGATGCAGAAGCACGGCTGGCCGGCGTACGCGGCGATGGCGGTGGTGCTGGTGCTCGGCGCGCTGCTCGGCGCCGGGATGGGCGCGCTCATCCACTTCTTCGAGATCCAGCCGTTCATCGCGACGCTGATCGGGATGTTCTTCGCCCGCGGGCTCTGCTACACGATCAGCACGGAGGCGTACTCGATCGACAACCCGACGATCGCCACCCTCGCCCAGACGCAGATCCCGCTCGGCGGGGAACTGCACATCTCGATCAGCGTGGTCGTCGCGCTGGTCGTGGTCGCCATCGCCGCCTACGTCCTGGCCTTCACGCGGTTCGGGCGCACGGTCTACTCGATCGGCGGCAACGCGCAGTCCGCGATGCTGATGGGCCTCAAGACCGGCCGCACCAAGATCGCGGTGTACACGATCAGCGGGTTCTGCTCGGCCCTCGGCGGGCTGTTGCTGGTGCTCTACAAGTCTTCGGGCGACCCGCTCAACGGCGTCGGCCTGGAGCTGACCGCGATCGCCGCGGTGGTCATCGGCGGCACCATCCTCACCGGCGGTTCCGGCTACGTGCTGGGCACCGTGCTCGGGATCATGGTGCTGGGCATCATCCAGACGCTGATCACCTTCGACGGCACCCTCAACTCCTGGTGGACCTCGATCATCACCGGGGCGCTGCTGTTCGTCTTCATCGTCCTGCAACGCCTCGTCACCCGACGGACCCGCTGA
- a CDS encoding LamG-like jellyroll fold domain-containing protein, which yields MLRRFRRPLAVLAALALFSALPVTAAAADPDPALAGHWTFDEGSGTTAADTAGSHPATLNPGAGWAPGIRGGALTTDGASGFADAGAPVLDTTKSFSVSSWVKLDKTSGYQTFVSIDGTQVSTFFLQFRDDSRRFAFTRLAGDAPADGVVAGANFDPVAGQWYQLTGVFDAAASTLSLYVDGTRQATVAAPAGWAGTGHLVIGRGKYGGNPVDYVDGTIDDVRAYSGALTAAEAARLAIAGHWTLDEGTGTTAADDSLDARTATLTGGATWGDGVVGPHGAVLNGTDAAVDVPAPVVDTAQSFSVSAWVKPTAASGFRTAVSVDGSTISGFYLQRAADGRFAFTRRAGDGDTASSSAVSTLPAQADQWQHVVGVYNRAAGALSLYVNGTLQQSVPFTTPWTASGHLEIGRGKWAGNPVDWFAGGVDDVRAYPTPLTASAVAALAASGSWHFDEGAGTVTRDSSANAADGTLRGATWTAGAAGKAVLLDGKSTVDMGTSPAFDTGTGSLSVAAWFRATADGTLVDHGDGYALGVTGGKLTARVGTIQATTTGGGLADGTWHHAALVLDRASQRLTVYADGDAAAVTSTCGTPTGTTLDVSACPASGNSTAALTVGAGFTGAVDEVELRRFPLTAAQIGTLAGANQLAVDANVVRANTRPTTYGSILEDISHSVEGGLYAELVRNRTFKESYQAGSGAGNTPVPYWSLLTSPAASGTYAIDTATPLNTALDRSLKLHADTVPAGGRVAAANVGYYGVAAKPSTKYTGSFFAKGTWTGAVRVSLEKPDGTVLASKDVQPVGASWAQQTFSFTTPSTITASTDNRIVVSLVDKGKKALSGDAWFQQVSLFPPTFKNHGVRMDLGQKLAAMKLGLFRVPGGNYLEGNTLDTRFAWKNTIGPLEQRPGHQNTAWGYWSTDGFGILDYLKLAEDIGAQPLLALFAGYTLNGQHVSQADYPQYVQEALDEIEYAIGDASTTWGAKRVADGHAAPFDLHYVEVGNEDWFDGSGSYAWRYTDMYNAIKAKYPQLTVVATTGGLQGGAASSTSTGVRPDAADDHYYQSPQWFTDNSTRYDTADRSGPDILVGEYGAQDGRPTGTLAAAIGEASFLTGLERNSDVVIGSMYAPVLVQENQANWPVNLIGFDAGSSYASPSYWVQQMFSSTLGKQIVTSRLNQGSPLRQVVNVTTKAGRKTFTVKLVNPTGQVQTARLALTGVTAVDGTGTLTTLTGDPAARNSLASPTAIVPQTREITGLAATSKLTLPANSVTTLVLTGR from the coding sequence ATGCTCCGCAGATTCCGGCGCCCCCTGGCCGTGCTCGCGGCCCTGGCCCTGTTCTCCGCCCTGCCCGTCACGGCGGCCGCGGCCGACCCGGACCCGGCGCTCGCCGGGCACTGGACGTTCGACGAGGGCAGCGGCACGACCGCCGCCGACACCGCGGGCAGCCACCCCGCCACCTTGAACCCCGGCGCGGGCTGGGCACCCGGCATCCGCGGCGGCGCACTGACCACCGACGGCGCGAGCGGGTTCGCCGACGCCGGCGCGCCCGTGCTGGACACGACCAAGAGCTTCTCCGTCAGCAGCTGGGTCAAGCTCGACAAGACGTCCGGCTACCAGACGTTCGTGAGCATCGACGGCACCCAGGTCAGCACCTTCTTCCTGCAGTTCCGCGACGACTCGCGCCGGTTCGCCTTCACCCGCCTCGCCGGGGACGCTCCGGCTGACGGCGTGGTCGCGGGCGCGAACTTCGACCCGGTCGCCGGCCAGTGGTACCAGCTCACCGGCGTGTTCGACGCTGCCGCGTCGACCCTCTCCCTGTACGTCGACGGCACCCGCCAGGCCACCGTCGCCGCGCCTGCGGGCTGGGCCGGGACCGGCCACCTGGTGATCGGCCGCGGCAAGTACGGCGGCAACCCGGTGGACTACGTCGACGGCACGATCGACGACGTCCGCGCCTACAGCGGCGCTCTCACCGCGGCCGAGGCCGCCCGCCTGGCCATCGCCGGGCACTGGACCCTCGACGAGGGCACCGGCACCACCGCGGCCGACGACTCCCTCGACGCGCGCACCGCCACCCTCACCGGCGGCGCGACCTGGGGTGACGGCGTCGTCGGCCCGCACGGCGCGGTCCTGAACGGCACCGACGCCGCGGTCGACGTCCCGGCGCCCGTCGTCGACACCGCGCAGAGCTTCTCCGTGTCGGCGTGGGTCAAGCCGACGGCCGCCAGCGGCTTCCGGACCGCGGTGAGCGTGGACGGCTCGACGATCAGCGGCTTCTACCTCCAGCGCGCCGCCGACGGCCGGTTCGCCTTCACCCGCCGCGCGGGCGACGGCGACACGGCGTCGTCCTCGGCGGTGTCGACCTTGCCCGCGCAGGCCGACCAGTGGCAGCACGTCGTCGGCGTCTACAACCGCGCCGCCGGCGCGCTTTCCCTGTACGTCAACGGAACGCTGCAGCAGAGCGTCCCGTTCACCACGCCGTGGACCGCCTCCGGGCACCTGGAGATCGGGCGCGGCAAGTGGGCGGGCAACCCCGTCGACTGGTTCGCCGGGGGCGTCGACGACGTCCGCGCGTACCCGACGCCGCTGACCGCGTCCGCCGTCGCCGCGCTGGCCGCGAGCGGGTCGTGGCACTTCGACGAGGGCGCGGGCACGGTCACGCGCGACTCTTCGGCCAACGCGGCCGACGGCACCCTGCGCGGCGCCACCTGGACCGCCGGTGCGGCGGGCAAGGCCGTCCTGCTCGACGGAAAGTCCACTGTGGACATGGGCACCTCGCCCGCGTTCGACACCGGCACCGGCTCGCTGTCCGTGGCCGCGTGGTTCCGCGCCACCGCGGACGGCACCCTCGTGGACCACGGCGACGGCTACGCGCTCGGCGTGACCGGCGGCAAGCTCACCGCCCGCGTCGGCACGATCCAGGCAACCACGACCGGCGGCGGCCTGGCCGACGGCACCTGGCACCACGCCGCACTCGTCCTCGACCGCGCGTCCCAGCGGCTCACGGTCTACGCCGACGGCGACGCGGCCGCGGTCACCAGCACCTGCGGCACGCCCACGGGCACGACCCTGGACGTCTCGGCCTGCCCGGCCTCCGGGAACAGCACCGCCGCGCTGACCGTCGGCGCCGGGTTCACCGGCGCGGTCGACGAGGTCGAGCTGCGCCGCTTCCCGCTCACCGCGGCCCAGATCGGCACCCTCGCCGGAGCGAACCAGCTGGCCGTGGACGCCAACGTCGTCCGCGCCAACACCCGGCCGACCACCTACGGCTCGATCCTCGAGGACATCAGCCACTCCGTCGAAGGCGGGCTCTACGCCGAGCTGGTCCGCAACCGCACCTTCAAGGAGAGCTACCAGGCGGGCAGCGGCGCGGGCAACACACCAGTCCCGTACTGGTCGCTGCTCACTTCGCCGGCCGCGAGCGGTACGTACGCGATCGACACCGCGACCCCGCTGAACACCGCGCTCGACCGATCACTGAAGCTCCACGCCGACACCGTTCCGGCCGGCGGACGCGTTGCTGCAGCGAACGTCGGCTACTACGGCGTCGCGGCGAAACCGTCCACGAAGTACACCGGCAGCTTCTTCGCGAAGGGCACGTGGACCGGCGCGGTCCGGGTCAGCCTGGAGAAGCCGGACGGCACCGTGCTGGCGAGCAAGGACGTCCAGCCGGTCGGCGCGAGCTGGGCGCAGCAGACCTTCAGCTTCACCACGCCGTCGACGATCACCGCGTCCACCGACAACCGGATCGTCGTGTCCCTGGTGGACAAGGGCAAGAAGGCCCTGTCCGGGGACGCCTGGTTCCAGCAGGTCTCGCTGTTCCCGCCGACCTTCAAGAACCACGGCGTCCGCATGGACCTCGGGCAGAAGCTCGCCGCGATGAAGCTCGGCCTGTTCCGCGTCCCCGGCGGCAACTACCTCGAAGGCAACACCCTCGACACGCGGTTCGCCTGGAAGAACACCATCGGCCCGCTCGAACAGCGGCCCGGCCACCAGAACACCGCGTGGGGCTACTGGTCCACCGACGGCTTCGGCATCCTCGACTACCTGAAGCTGGCCGAGGACATCGGCGCCCAGCCGCTGCTCGCGCTGTTCGCCGGCTACACCCTCAACGGCCAGCACGTCAGCCAGGCCGACTACCCGCAGTACGTCCAGGAGGCGCTCGACGAGATCGAGTACGCCATCGGCGACGCCTCCACGACGTGGGGCGCGAAGCGGGTGGCCGACGGGCACGCGGCGCCGTTCGACCTGCACTACGTCGAGGTCGGCAACGAGGACTGGTTCGACGGCTCGGGCAGCTACGCCTGGCGCTACACGGACATGTACAACGCGATCAAGGCGAAGTACCCGCAGCTGACGGTCGTCGCGACGACCGGCGGGCTGCAGGGCGGTGCCGCGTCGAGCACGTCGACCGGCGTGCGCCCGGACGCCGCGGACGACCACTACTACCAGTCGCCGCAGTGGTTCACGGACAACTCGACGCGCTACGACACCGCTGACCGGTCCGGCCCGGACATCCTCGTCGGCGAGTACGGCGCCCAGGACGGCCGGCCCACCGGCACCCTGGCCGCCGCCATCGGCGAGGCGAGCTTCCTCACCGGGCTGGAACGCAACAGCGACGTCGTCATCGGCTCGATGTACGCGCCGGTGCTGGTGCAGGAGAACCAGGCGAACTGGCCGGTGAACCTGATCGGCTTCGACGCCGGCAGCAGCTACGCCTCGCCGTCGTACTGGGTGCAGCAGATGTTCTCCAGCACGCTCGGCAAGCAGATCGTGACCAGCCGCCTCAACCAGGGCAGCCCGCTGCGGCAGGTGGTGAACGTGACCACCAAGGCAGGCAGGAAGACGTTCACGGTCAAGCTCGTCAACCCGACCGGCCAGGTGCAGACCGCACGGCTGGCGCTCACCGGCGTCACGGCGGTCGACGGCACCGGGACGCTCACCACGCTCACCGGCGACCCGGCGGCGCGCAACAGCCTCGCCTCGCCGACCGCCATCGTGCCGCAGACCAGGGAGATCACCGGGCTGGCCGCGACGTCGAAGCTGACGTTGCCCGCCAACTCCGTGACGACGCTGGTCCTCACCGGCCGCTAG